The Brassica napus cultivar Da-Ae chromosome C7, Da-Ae, whole genome shotgun sequence genome has a segment encoding these proteins:
- the LOC106406310 gene encoding protein DETOXIFICATION 1 isoform X1 yields the protein MEEPFLIREEQLVPSTRTWHRGQLTVELKKVCRLAAPMATVTSAQYLLPVISVMVAGHNGELQLSGVALATSFTNVSGFSIMYGLAGALETLCGQAYGAKQYEKLGTYTYSAIASNIPICFLISTLWIYMDKLLVSLGQDPDISRVAGSYAFSLIPALFGQAIVIPLTRFLLTQGLVLPLLYCAVTTLLFHISVCWILVFKFGLGSNGAALSISVSFWFYAVILACYVRFSTSCEMTRTFVSDDFVSCVKQFFHYGVPSAAMLCLEWWLFELLILSSGLLPNPKLETSVLSICLTTETLHYVISNGVAAAVSTRVANNLGAGSPQVARVSILAGLCLWLIESVFFSTLLFTCRNIIGYAFSNSKEVVDYVADISPLLCLSFILDGFTAVLNGVARGSGWQHIGAWNNVVSYYLVGAPVGLYLAFSHGFNGKGLWCGVVVGSAVQATILAIVTTSMDWKKQVIPLSIILAISACYISTF from the exons ATGGAAGAGCCATTTCTTATAAGAGAGGAACAGTTAGTCCCCAGTACAAGGACATGGCACAGAGGTCAGCTCACCGTGGAGCTGAAGAAAGTATGCCGCTTGGCCGCTCCTATGGCCACCGTGACCAGTGCTCAATACCTTTTACCTGTCATCTCAGTCATGGTGGCCGGCCACAATGGGGAGCTTCAGCTCTCCGGCGTCGCTCTTGCCACCTCTTTCACAAACGTCTCCGGTTTCAGCATTATG TATGGATTAGCGGGTGCTTTAGAAACTCTCTGTGGCCAAGCTTATGGAGCTAAACAATACGAGAAACTCGGAACCTACACATACTCTGCAATCGCCTCCAATATCCCAATCTGTTTCCTCATATCAACTCTTTGGATTTACATGGACAAGCTCTTGGTCTCTCTTGGACAAGACCCTGACATCTCAAGAGTCGCTGGCTCCTACGCCTTTTCGCTCATACCGGCTTTGTTCGGACAAGCCATTGTCATACCACTGACTCGGTTTCTTCTGACGCAAGGGTTGGTTCTTCCCCTTCTCTACTGTGCCGTAAccacccttttgttccacatcTCCGTTTGCTGGATTTTGGTTTTCAAGTTTGGTCTGGGAAGCAATGGAGCTGCTTTGTCTATTAGTGTGTCTTTCTGGTTCTATGCTGTGATACTCGCATGCTATGTGAGATTCTCCACCTCTTGTGAGATGACACGCACCTTTGTATCCGATGATTTTGTGTCCTGTGTCAAACAGTTCTTCCATTACGGAGTTCCATCAGCAGCAATGTTGTG CCTAGAATGGTGGCTTTTTGAGCTACTCATACTCTCCTCAGGACTACTCCCAAACCCGAAACTTGAGACCTCTGTTCTTTCAATATG TCTTACAACAGAAACATTGCACTATGTAATTTCAAATGGAGTTGCCGCGGCTGTGAG CACACGCGTGGCAAACAATTTGGGAGCTGGGAGTCCTCAAGTTGCTAGGGTATCAATATTGGCAGGGCTTTGTCTCTGGTTGATAGAGTCAGTTTTTTTCAGTACACTTCTCTTCACATGCCGGAACATCATAGGCTACGCATTCAGCAACAGCAAAGAAGTCGTGGACTATGTCGCGGATATATCTCCTTTGCTCTGTCTTTCCTTCATCCTGGATGGGTTCACTGCAGTGCTTAATGGTGTAGCTAGGGGAAGTGGGTGGCAACACATTGGAGCTTGGAACAATGTGGTGTCTTATTATCTGGTAGGAGCTCCGGTTGGACTTTACTTAGCTTTCAGTCATGGGTTTAATGGAAAAGGATTGTGGTGCGGTGTTGTGGTTGGATCCGCTGTTCAAGCGACTATTCTGGCTATCGTCACAACTTCCATGGATTGGAAAAAACAGGTTATTCCTTTGAGTATAATATTAGCCATTTCAGCTTGTTACATATCTACATTTTAA
- the LOC106406310 gene encoding protein DETOXIFICATION 1 isoform X2, with protein MEEPFLIREEQLVPSTRTWHRGQLTVELKKVCRLAAPMATVTSAQYLLPVISVMVAGHNGELQLSGVALATSFTNVSGFSIMYGLAGALETLCGQAYGAKQYEKLGTYTYSAIASNIPICFLISTLWIYMDKLLVSLGQDPDISRVAGSYAFSLIPALFGQAIVIPLTRFLLTQGLVLPLLYCAVTTLLFHISVCWILVFKFGLGSNGAALSISVSFWFYAVILACYVRFSTSCEMTRTFVSDDFVSCVKQFFHYGVPSAAMLCLEWWLFELLILSSGLLPNPKLETSVLSICLTTETLHYVISNGVAAAVSTRVANNLGAGSPQVARVSILAGLCLWLIESVFFSTLLFTCRNIIGYAFSNSKEVVDYVADISPLLCLSFILDGFTAVLNGVARGSGWQHIGAWNNVVSYYLVGAPVGLYLAFSHGFNGKGLWCGVVVGSAVQATILAIVTTSMDWKKQAEKARKRIISRENGLA; from the exons ATGGAAGAGCCATTTCTTATAAGAGAGGAACAGTTAGTCCCCAGTACAAGGACATGGCACAGAGGTCAGCTCACCGTGGAGCTGAAGAAAGTATGCCGCTTGGCCGCTCCTATGGCCACCGTGACCAGTGCTCAATACCTTTTACCTGTCATCTCAGTCATGGTGGCCGGCCACAATGGGGAGCTTCAGCTCTCCGGCGTCGCTCTTGCCACCTCTTTCACAAACGTCTCCGGTTTCAGCATTATG TATGGATTAGCGGGTGCTTTAGAAACTCTCTGTGGCCAAGCTTATGGAGCTAAACAATACGAGAAACTCGGAACCTACACATACTCTGCAATCGCCTCCAATATCCCAATCTGTTTCCTCATATCAACTCTTTGGATTTACATGGACAAGCTCTTGGTCTCTCTTGGACAAGACCCTGACATCTCAAGAGTCGCTGGCTCCTACGCCTTTTCGCTCATACCGGCTTTGTTCGGACAAGCCATTGTCATACCACTGACTCGGTTTCTTCTGACGCAAGGGTTGGTTCTTCCCCTTCTCTACTGTGCCGTAAccacccttttgttccacatcTCCGTTTGCTGGATTTTGGTTTTCAAGTTTGGTCTGGGAAGCAATGGAGCTGCTTTGTCTATTAGTGTGTCTTTCTGGTTCTATGCTGTGATACTCGCATGCTATGTGAGATTCTCCACCTCTTGTGAGATGACACGCACCTTTGTATCCGATGATTTTGTGTCCTGTGTCAAACAGTTCTTCCATTACGGAGTTCCATCAGCAGCAATGTTGTG CCTAGAATGGTGGCTTTTTGAGCTACTCATACTCTCCTCAGGACTACTCCCAAACCCGAAACTTGAGACCTCTGTTCTTTCAATATG TCTTACAACAGAAACATTGCACTATGTAATTTCAAATGGAGTTGCCGCGGCTGTGAG CACACGCGTGGCAAACAATTTGGGAGCTGGGAGTCCTCAAGTTGCTAGGGTATCAATATTGGCAGGGCTTTGTCTCTGGTTGATAGAGTCAGTTTTTTTCAGTACACTTCTCTTCACATGCCGGAACATCATAGGCTACGCATTCAGCAACAGCAAAGAAGTCGTGGACTATGTCGCGGATATATCTCCTTTGCTCTGTCTTTCCTTCATCCTGGATGGGTTCACTGCAGTGCTTAATGGTGTAGCTAGGGGAAGTGGGTGGCAACACATTGGAGCTTGGAACAATGTGGTGTCTTATTATCTGGTAGGAGCTCCGGTTGGACTTTACTTAGCTTTCAGTCATGGGTTTAATGGAAAAGGATTGTGGTGCGGTGTTGTGGTTGGATCCGCTGTTCAAGCGACTATTCTGGCTATCGTCACAACTTCCATGGATTGGAAAAAACAG GCTGAGAAGGCAAGGAAGAGAATAATCTCTAGGGAAAATGGATTAGCTTAA
- the BNAANNG40350D gene encoding uncharacterized protein BNAANNG40350D — translation MTAIVGVSFVATSSHISIVTPTLSSSSLFPPLTLHQSGNKKESQLRCAVQESSTSAVATEKKEKEDSTVEVPAKKPKPAAAKAAVAKPLREMMEEDVIPPLKAILEAQDDISEIDLSFHDDKLEGFFFKKGIQYSFWAFFPSGNLTGAKGFSISSYGSGPSTVEPFLVDERNPTANHVVFWVEKRLAAQGIIPVWNQ, via the exons ATGACAGCAATAGTAGGAGTATCATTTGTAGCTACCAGCTCTCATATCTCTATAGTCACCCCAACTCTTTCATCCTCTTCTTTGTTTCCACCACTAACATTG CATCAGTCAGGTAATAAAAAGGAAAGTCAGTTGCGCTGTGCCGTGCAAGAGTCTTCCACTTCTGCTG TTGCTactgagaagaaagaaaaagaagactcAACAGTTGAAGTTCCAGCAAAGAAACCAAAACCGGCAGCTGCGAAGGCAGCCGTGGCAAAACCGCTGAGAGAAATGATGGAAGAAGACGTGATTCCTCCCCTAAAAGCCATTCTTGAAGCTCAAGATGATATCTCTGAGATTGATTTATCTTTCCATGACGATAAG CTCGAGGGGTTTTTCTTTAAGAAAGGTATTCAATATTCCTTCTGGGCCTTCTTCCCCAGTGGGAACCTCACAG gtgcAAAGGGCTTTTCAATCTCCTCGTACGGATCAGGTCCAAGCACTGTGGAGCCGTTTCTAGTCGACGAGAGGAACCCAACTGCAAACCACGTTGTGTTTTGGGTGGAGAAGCGCCTTGCTGCACAAGGGATTATTCCCGTTTGGAACCAATAA